A single region of the Salipaludibacillus sp. LMS25 genome encodes:
- a CDS encoding YaaC family protein: MVRQSTFMTLFQSADFAKNYLTNHYKPFFTHPEEKAYKCCYAFVYYIELGSHYFHQGKQAPLSIKPMLLFYGLSNWLKAALLTIDPDYPATTQVLAHGLSARKRKKQGYQFLADEVRYQKEGLFPYLSSKLFNIKQVTGEKIKMRHLLFNIPEMQPILSSLFNEMGLVPLNAHADQDNYSLKKSHLNFKRHELQRWIRLVNDLTSSYIIVQDNIESIHIKIPPRALFQSCLFRESMSGTVYLPLHPDDAPHTPELLIHYMLLYQLSMICRYEIEWWGDLIYSFSSNDLPIITKWLEVSQSKSPWLINQFFFPVK, encoded by the coding sequence ATGGTGAGACAATCAACATTTATGACGTTATTTCAATCTGCAGATTTTGCAAAAAATTACCTGACTAATCACTATAAACCTTTTTTTACTCACCCTGAAGAAAAGGCCTATAAGTGCTGTTACGCATTCGTTTATTACATTGAGCTTGGTTCCCATTATTTTCATCAAGGTAAGCAGGCTCCCCTTTCCATTAAACCGATGCTCCTATTTTATGGCTTATCTAATTGGTTAAAAGCAGCGTTATTAACTATTGACCCTGATTATCCGGCCACGACTCAAGTATTAGCTCATGGCCTTTCTGCAAGAAAGCGTAAAAAGCAAGGTTATCAATTTCTTGCAGATGAAGTTAGGTATCAAAAAGAAGGCTTATTCCCTTATTTATCATCAAAGCTATTTAACATAAAGCAGGTCACTGGTGAAAAGATAAAAATGAGACACCTGCTATTCAACATCCCAGAAATGCAGCCGATTTTATCTTCACTATTTAATGAAATGGGGCTTGTACCATTAAATGCTCATGCTGACCAAGACAATTACTCACTTAAAAAATCGCACTTAAATTTTAAAAGACATGAGTTGCAAAGATGGATTCGCCTCGTAAACGATTTAACCAGTTCATATATTATTGTTCAAGATAACATTGAAAGTATTCATATTAAAATACCACCTAGGGCTCTATTCCAATCGTGCCTTTTTCGAGAAAGTATGAGTGGTACAGTTTATCTGCCTCTTCATCCAGACGACGCGCCTCATACACCTGAACTGCTCATTCATTACATGTTACTTTATCAACTAAGTATGATATGCCGTTATGAGATAGAATGGTGGGGAGACCTTATTTATTCTTTCTCTTCCAATGATCTCCCTATCATTACAAAATGGCTAGAAGTATCTCAATCAAAAAGTCCTTGGCTCATTAATCAGTTCTTTTTCCCTGTCAAGTAA
- the guaB gene encoding IMP dehydrogenase, which yields MWEKKFEKEGLTFDDVLLTPAKSEVLPRDVSVKTKLSDKLQLNIPVVSAGMDTVTEAGMAIAMAREGGLGIIHKNMSIEEQAEQVDRVKRSESGVITNPFHLTEDHQVFDAEHLMGKYRISGVPIADENEKLVGIITNRDLRFIEDYSIPIKDVMTSEGLVTASVGTTLEEAQKVLQKHRIEKLPLVDNQGKLKGLITIKDIEKAIEFPNSAKDQQGRLIVGAAVGVGGDSDARIKALVEAEIDVLVIDTAHGHSQGVIDKVRSVRKAYPELDIVAGNVATAEATRDLIEAGANIVKVGIGPGSICTTRVVAGIGVPQVTAIYDCASEARKQGVPIIADGGIKYSGEITKALAAGGHAVMLGSLLAGVAESPGETEIFQGRQFKVYRGMGSLGAMEKGSKDRYFQENEQKLVPEGIEGRTPYKGPLADTIHQLVGGLRAGMGYCGTATIKSLQENTHFIKITNAGLRESHPHDVQITKESPNYSG from the coding sequence ATGTGGGAGAAGAAGTTTGAGAAAGAGGGTTTAACGTTTGATGATGTATTGTTAACACCGGCTAAATCAGAGGTTTTACCTAGAGATGTGTCCGTAAAAACAAAGTTGTCGGATAAGCTTCAGCTAAACATCCCAGTGGTTAGCGCAGGAATGGATACAGTGACGGAAGCAGGAATGGCGATTGCTATGGCTCGTGAAGGTGGACTAGGAATCATTCATAAAAATATGTCAATCGAAGAGCAAGCTGAACAAGTTGATCGAGTAAAACGATCTGAGAGTGGTGTTATTACGAACCCTTTCCATTTAACAGAAGACCATCAAGTGTTTGATGCTGAGCATTTAATGGGTAAGTATCGCATTTCTGGTGTACCTATTGCTGATGAAAATGAGAAATTAGTCGGTATTATTACGAATCGTGATCTCCGATTTATTGAGGATTACTCCATTCCTATAAAGGACGTCATGACCAGTGAAGGGCTTGTCACCGCTTCTGTGGGAACGACTCTTGAGGAAGCACAGAAGGTGTTGCAAAAGCATCGAATTGAAAAGCTTCCACTAGTAGATAATCAAGGTAAGTTGAAAGGCCTTATTACAATTAAAGATATCGAAAAAGCAATTGAATTCCCTAATTCAGCCAAAGATCAACAAGGACGTTTAATAGTAGGAGCTGCAGTAGGAGTAGGTGGAGATTCCGATGCTCGTATTAAAGCACTTGTTGAAGCAGAAATTGATGTATTAGTTATTGATACAGCTCATGGTCATTCACAAGGTGTTATTGATAAAGTCAGAAGTGTCAGAAAGGCCTATCCAGAGCTTGATATTGTAGCTGGAAATGTGGCGACAGCCGAGGCTACAAGGGATTTAATCGAAGCTGGTGCTAATATCGTTAAAGTAGGGATTGGGCCAGGGTCTATTTGTACGACTCGTGTAGTAGCAGGAATTGGTGTTCCACAAGTAACCGCTATATATGATTGTGCTAGCGAAGCTCGGAAACAGGGTGTGCCAATCATTGCGGATGGTGGAATTAAGTACTCTGGTGAAATAACCAAGGCATTAGCTGCTGGTGGTCACGCAGTCATGTTAGGGAGCTTGCTTGCTGGTGTTGCTGAAAGTCCTGGTGAGACAGAAATTTTCCAAGGAAGGCAGTTTAAAGTTTATCGAGGTATGGGTTCGCTAGGAGCTATGGAAAAAGGAAGTAAGGATAGATATTTCCAAGAAAATGAGCAGAAACTGGTCCCTGAAGGAATAGAAGGACGTACGCCATATAAAGGGCCATTAGCGGATACTATTCATCAACTTGTAGGTGGACTACGAGCAGGCATGGGGTATTGTGGAACAGCGACAATTAAATCCCTGCAAGAAAATACCCATTTTATTAAAATTACAAACGCAGGACTCCGTGAAAGTCACCCACATGATGTGCAAATTACAAAAGAATCACCAAACTATTCAGGGTAA